The Campylobacter concisus genome window below encodes:
- a CDS encoding LapD/MoxY N-terminal periplasmic domain-containing protein encodes MTLFKQIMIAVITFGIMIFMAVGYLNFKSLNGYINDQLGENARHTANSLGLALKPIIDPDDMSLAQTMINSMFDSGRYKLIKLEDVDGKVLIENSQQTVVKDIPEWFYKIAKFEAPIADSEIMTGWAKFGTLYVQGSTALAYNELYTNSKNIFNFLLLMIIVTLVVAYFALKAIFRPLMKVQDQAEAILDNKFIIQKRIPFTADLKKMVLAMNSMVSKVKDIFEREAATLSKYQELLYKDTMSGANNRRFFQTKFSEYLASEEYSSGVALLASFKDLINLKSTLGFEKWQSVVMKIAQILQEKSIHNDKNAIVARLNDNDFIVLSYGRNSSNFLALCDEIMNEFKKLYVNFALNDSEYPVNAAIVEYSPNTDIKTLLTSADVTLASSRLAGSFTYKVFNENQNTLVIGKEKYKELIFDSIKEDEFKFAAQKVIDLNSNFEQYELYLRLVDKDGVWRMASYFMPMVNELNLGAMLDLYILNRVARILPENILPSGNLAINLGKEILNSDENFSKLEATLKKISQISKYKNYIEIPNKDDISIESIVKLTKKLKELGFGFGFDHFELNAKGIEKLKEFNPDYVKIQSNVLIDFLSDKSGVNTKQSLDVVLSSKDIILIATGVESEEQKKKLIDLGIKNMQGIYIDEIKNIG; translated from the coding sequence ATGACGCTATTTAAACAAATTATGATCGCCGTGATAACTTTTGGTATCATGATTTTTATGGCTGTTGGCTACTTAAATTTTAAGAGCCTAAATGGATATATTAATGACCAGCTTGGTGAAAACGCAAGACATACAGCAAATTCGCTTGGACTTGCTTTAAAGCCTATTATCGATCCAGATGACATGTCCTTGGCTCAAACAATGATAAATTCTATGTTTGACAGCGGTAGATACAAGCTTATCAAGCTTGAAGATGTTGATGGCAAGGTTCTTATTGAAAATTCTCAACAAACTGTTGTTAAAGATATTCCTGAATGGTTTTACAAAATAGCCAAGTTTGAAGCGCCAATAGCAGATAGCGAGATTATGACTGGTTGGGCAAAATTTGGCACGCTTTATGTTCAAGGCAGCACTGCACTTGCCTACAATGAGCTTTATACTAACTCAAAAAATATTTTTAATTTTCTTCTTCTAATGATAATTGTCACTCTTGTGGTGGCATATTTCGCTCTAAAAGCTATTTTTAGGCCGCTTATGAAGGTTCAAGATCAGGCTGAGGCCATACTTGATAATAAATTTATTATTCAGAAAAGAATTCCATTTACAGCCGATCTTAAAAAAATGGTTCTAGCTATGAACTCTATGGTTAGCAAGGTAAAAGACATTTTTGAGAGAGAAGCAGCCACGCTTAGTAAATATCAAGAGCTTTTATATAAAGATACAATGAGTGGTGCTAATAACAGAAGATTTTTTCAAACTAAATTTAGTGAGTATCTAGCTAGTGAAGAATATTCAAGTGGCGTTGCTTTACTTGCTAGTTTTAAAGATCTAATAAATTTAAAAAGTACGCTTGGCTTTGAAAAATGGCAAAGTGTTGTAATGAAAATAGCTCAAATTTTACAAGAAAAATCAATCCATAATGATAAAAATGCGATTGTTGCAAGACTTAACGATAATGATTTTATTGTGCTTTCGTATGGTAGAAATTCGTCAAATTTCTTGGCTCTATGTGATGAAATTATGAATGAGTTTAAAAAGCTTTATGTAAATTTTGCGCTAAATGATAGCGAGTATCCAGTAAATGCTGCGATAGTTGAGTATTCACCAAATACTGATATCAAGACACTTCTTACTTCAGCTGACGTTACATTGGCTAGCTCAAGACTTGCTGGAAGCTTTACATATAAGGTATTTAATGAAAATCAAAATACTTTAGTGATTGGTAAAGAGAAGTATAAAGAGCTTATTTTTGACTCAATAAAAGAAGATGAATTTAAATTTGCAGCTCAAAAAGTGATTGATCTTAATTCAAATTTTGAGCAGTATGAGCTTTATTTGAGACTTGTTGATAAAGATGGCGTATGGCGTATGGCCTCATATTTCATGCCGATGGTTAATGAGCTAAATTTAGGTGCAATGCTTGATCTTTATATCTTAAATAGGGTAGCCAGAATTTTACCGGAGAATATCTTACCAAGCGGTAATTTAGCCATAAATTTGGGAAAAGAGATATTAAATTCAGATGAAAATTTTTCAAAACTCGAAGCTACACTTAAAAAGATAAGTCAAATTTCAAAATATAAAAACTATATAGAAATTCCAAATAAAGACGATATTAGCATAGAAAGTATAGTTAAGCTTACTAAAAAATTAAAAGAACTTGGCTTTGGATTTGGTTTTGACCACTTCGAGCTTAACGCAAAAGGTATCGAGAAACTAAAAGAATTTAACCCTGATTATGTAAAAATTCAGTCAAATGTCTTGATTGACTTCTTAAGTGATAAGTCAGGTGTAAACACAAAACAATCACTTGATGTTGTTTTAAGTTCAAAAGACATTATTTTGATCGCAACCGGTGTTGAAAGCGAAGAGCAGAAGAAAAAGTTAATCGATCTTGGCATTAAAAATATGCAAGGAATTTATATAGATGAAATTAAGAACATTGGATGA
- a CDS encoding transglutaminase-like cysteine peptidase: MRVKTNFWTLIVSVLFLLLASAIGDFIKSTTIAKVAKIYGEDARRRASALNSLMTSLQDATEQEKLIKVNDFFNSFRWVDDMQLWHKKDYWATRMEFIGKGAGDCEDYVIAKYFTLKQLGIPTQKLYFTYVKALRYNQAHMVLAYYDTPKSIPLILDNINGKIKIATQRTDLVPVYSFNGDSLYLAKQEGLGQAIPGGNKKQNPKWMELIDRIGKEDL; encoded by the coding sequence ATGAGGGTCAAGACAAATTTTTGGACGCTTATTGTAAGCGTCCTTTTTTTATTATTAGCAAGTGCTATTGGAGATTTTATAAAATCAACAACTATAGCAAAGGTAGCTAAAATTTATGGAGAAGATGCAAGAAGAAGGGCTTCTGCTCTAAATTCTTTAATGACTTCATTGCAAGATGCAACGGAACAAGAGAAGTTAATAAAAGTAAATGACTTTTTTAACTCTTTTAGATGGGTTGATGATATGCAGCTTTGGCACAAAAAGGATTATTGGGCTACTAGAATGGAATTTATAGGAAAAGGTGCTGGTGACTGCGAAGACTACGTTATCGCAAAATATTTTACACTAAAGCAGCTAGGAATTCCAACTCAAAAATTATACTTCACATATGTTAAAGCCTTAAGATACAATCAAGCTCATATGGTTTTAGCATATTACGATACACCAAAATCTATTCCATTAATTTTAGATAACATAAATGGTAAAATAAAAATCGCAACTCAAAGAACAGACCTTGTTCCGGTTTATAGTTTTAATGGTGATTCGCTATACTTGGCAAAACAAGAAGGTCTTGGTCAAGCAATACCAGGTGGAAATAAAAAACAAAATCCTAAGTGGATGGAACTAATAGATAGGATAGGAAAAGAGGATTTATGA
- a CDS encoding TolC family protein: MKKMLAISALAATVLSAQDVPYRIFLASFAQDDNQARIDSAINKVNSKISDSRLTTGIYEVGGRKFLYVDTVPVSENEANELLTKVQNESGYKDALMRAKVPVADTQITKKSNIEQAISTEVKPVAQVDDGVLTLDQVIKTILNENPSLKATEFNYLQVGKDLKIAKNAYYPTLDAAARVGYEKKRLDDGVSTRRGDGRISGTSLTLVENLYNGGADKNRINSQSARLDSAAYSVAQAADRLTLNATNAYLQVLQTKRILDIEEENVKSHEEIYSQIKDRARSGYGVASEERQAGSRYTLAQSNYTAAKNNYEDALSTFEKLYGKKVAAKNLVMPEFGLPLPSTKEAVYNKAILCNPSLLVQKSNIAMAESVVKEKNALFLPKLDLVVSGTYDHSNVLYDNYEEQTFDALLRLNYNLYNKGNDKLDKEKSQLAVQQEQQTLDNLVRELKESLEFSWQNYVLNQEKMGYLNQHVEYAKATLDAYQDEFRIGRRDLINLLDAENEYNSALKEIATTETALSYAKYRLLDNMGMISDSFEPGFAKRYIQGACSIQNDLR; encoded by the coding sequence ATGAAAAAGATGTTAGCAATTAGTGCTTTGGCAGCAACTGTACTGTCAGCTCAAGATGTTCCTTATAGGATTTTTCTAGCTTCATTTGCACAAGATGATAATCAGGCTAGAATCGACAGTGCTATTAATAAAGTTAATAGTAAAATTTCTGATAGTAGGCTGACCACAGGTATCTATGAGGTTGGTGGACGAAAATTTTTATATGTTGACACAGTTCCAGTTTCTGAAAATGAAGCTAATGAATTATTGACTAAAGTTCAAAATGAGTCAGGATATAAAGATGCTTTAATGAGAGCAAAAGTACCTGTAGCTGATACTCAAATAACAAAAAAATCTAATATAGAACAAGCTATATCAACTGAAGTAAAACCAGTAGCACAAGTTGATGATGGAGTTTTGACTTTAGATCAAGTTATAAAGACTATTTTAAATGAAAATCCAAGCTTAAAAGCTACAGAATTTAACTATCTACAAGTTGGCAAAGATCTAAAAATAGCAAAAAATGCCTATTATCCAACACTTGACGCTGCTGCTAGAGTGGGATATGAGAAAAAACGCCTTGATGATGGAGTTTCTACAAGAAGAGGAGATGGAAGAATTTCTGGCACATCTCTAACCTTGGTTGAAAATTTATACAATGGTGGTGCTGATAAAAATAGAATAAATTCTCAAAGTGCAAGGCTTGATTCAGCTGCTTATTCAGTAGCACAAGCTGCAGATAGACTTACATTAAATGCTACAAATGCTTACTTGCAAGTTCTTCAAACTAAAAGAATTTTAGACATTGAAGAAGAAAACGTAAAGAGTCATGAGGAGATTTATAGCCAAATTAAAGATAGAGCAAGATCAGGTTATGGTGTAGCTTCTGAAGAGAGACAAGCTGGATCACGCTATACTCTAGCTCAATCAAACTATACAGCCGCTAAAAATAACTATGAAGATGCACTTTCTACATTTGAGAAATTGTATGGGAAAAAAGTTGCAGCTAAAAATTTAGTAATGCCTGAGTTTGGCCTTCCTTTGCCTAGCACAAAAGAAGCTGTTTATAATAAAGCAATTCTTTGCAACCCATCACTTTTAGTTCAAAAATCAAATATTGCTATGGCAGAGTCAGTTGTGAAAGAGAAAAATGCGCTATTCTTGCCAAAGCTAGATCTTGTCGTATCTGGTACATATGATCATTCAAATGTTTTATATGATAATTATGAAGAACAAACATTTGACGCACTTTTGAGACTAAACTATAACCTTTACAATAAAGGCAATGATAAACTAGATAAAGAAAAAAGCCAACTTGCTGTTCAACAAGAGCAACAAACTTTGGATAATCTTGTAAGAGAGCTTAAAGAATCTTTGGAATTTTCATGGCAAAATTATGTTCTTAACCAAGAGAAAATGGGATACTTAAATCAACACGTTGAATATGCTAAAGCTACACTTGACGCTTATCAGGATGAGTTTAGAATCGGTCGTCGTGATCTTATAAACTTGCTTGATGCTGAAAATGAATATAACTCTGCATTAAAAGAGATCGCTACAACTGAGACAGCACTATCTTATGCAAAATACAGACTATTAGATAATATGGGAATGATCTCAGATAGCTTTGAACCAGGTTTTGCAAAGAGATACATTCAAGGTGCTTGCAGCATTCAAAACGATTTAAGATAA
- the hemN gene encoding oxygen-independent coproporphyrinogen III oxidase, with translation MIDFSAYVKYSRPGPRYTSYPTAPEFSDKFSYEAYIKELENRDLNRPLSLYLHLPFCRSACYFCGCNVIYTSKEDRKERYIRYIEKELEILARHLDTSAEVLQMHFGGGTPTFYNATQLDEIIKFIKAKFKNFSKEAEISCEIDPRFLTNEQLDVLISHGFNRISYGVQDFDEKVQKEIHRIQPYEITQNAVKMARQKGIKSINMDLIYGLPYQSLESFKKTLELALTLDPDRLAVFNYAHVPWIKKSMRKFDETTLPNPEVKLEILKFTAEFLTKNGYKMIGMDHFAKPNDELFGALANGTLHRNFQGYTTKGGADLIGIGVTSIGECKRHYAQNHKDMDEYEKAIDSGKLPYAKGIYLSDEDLLRKSVIMNLMSNFGLDIKAIENEFHINFFEHFKEELEELKNLSEFVNVTVDKISVNETGTLIIRNIAMCFDEYLKKIPENLRRFSKTI, from the coding sequence ATGATTGATTTTAGTGCTTATGTGAAGTATTCAAGGCCAGGGCCAAGATATACTAGCTATCCGACAGCACCAGAGTTTAGTGATAAATTTAGCTATGAAGCTTATATAAAAGAGCTTGAAAATCGTGATCTCAATCGACCGCTTTCGCTTTATTTACACTTGCCATTTTGCAGGAGTGCTTGTTATTTTTGCGGCTGTAACGTCATTTACACTAGCAAAGAGGACCGCAAAGAGAGATATATAAGATATATAGAAAAAGAGCTTGAAATTTTAGCTCGCCACCTGGACACTAGCGCCGAGGTTTTACAGATGCACTTTGGTGGCGGTACACCAACATTTTATAATGCTACTCAGCTTGATGAGATCATCAAATTTATCAAAGCTAAATTTAAAAATTTCTCAAAAGAGGCTGAGATAAGTTGTGAGATAGATCCGAGATTTTTGACAAATGAGCAGCTTGATGTGCTCATATCTCATGGTTTTAACCGCATAAGCTACGGCGTGCAAGATTTTGATGAAAAGGTGCAAAAAGAAATTCATAGAATTCAGCCTTATGAGATCACCCAAAATGCTGTAAAAATGGCTAGGCAAAAGGGCATAAAATCAATCAATATGGACCTGATCTACGGTCTACCGTATCAAAGCCTAGAGAGCTTTAAAAAGACGCTTGAGCTAGCCCTCACACTTGATCCTGATAGGCTTGCAGTCTTTAACTACGCTCATGTTCCATGGATAAAAAAGTCAATGCGTAAATTTGATGAAACCACATTGCCAAATCCAGAAGTGAAGCTTGAAATTTTAAAATTTACAGCTGAGTTTTTAACTAAAAATGGCTATAAAATGATCGGAATGGATCATTTTGCAAAGCCAAACGATGAGCTTTTTGGTGCTTTGGCAAATGGTACTTTGCATAGAAATTTTCAGGGCTACACGACAAAAGGTGGCGCTGACTTGATTGGTATTGGAGTGACTAGCATAGGTGAATGCAAAAGACACTACGCACAAAATCATAAAGATATGGATGAGTACGAAAAAGCAATTGATAGCGGAAAGCTGCCATACGCAAAGGGAATTTATCTAAGCGATGAAGATCTGCTTAGAAAGAGTGTTATTATGAACTTAATGAGTAATTTTGGGCTTGATATCAAAGCCATCGAGAATGAATTCCATATAAATTTCTTTGAACACTTTAAGGAAGAGCTTGAGGAGCTTAAAAATTTAAGCGAATTTGTCAATGTTACAGTAGATAAAATCAGCGTAAATGAAACTGGAACACTGATAATACGAAATATTGCAATGTGTTTTGATGAATATCTAAAGAAAATTCCCGAGAATTTAAGGCGTTTTTCTAAAACTATATAA